Part of the Arachis hypogaea cultivar Tifrunner chromosome 6, arahy.Tifrunner.gnm2.J5K5, whole genome shotgun sequence genome, TGAACGTGAGGTTCAGACTCCTTTTGAGTAGCGTCTGACGTCTTTGATGATAAGGTACCGCCGTCCGAGTTTCTCGTGAAGAGGTGGGGATAGTACTTGTAAAGAACTCTGATGATTAAGTTagcaaaaatttaaacaaatttttagtagattggatttgaaatataattaaaGATGTCAGTGTACTTATAATAGagtcaataattattttttagaatataatcataaataaaatattaacatattCTGAActactaaaagaaaaagaaatagttgAACAATCAGCAAAATATGTCCACATTCTAAGACATgatgtttattaattattttattttttaatataaattatttgttacatcttttttatgtattttctttttttgtttatcaATTACAATTGTGCAATCTATATTATAAAGTAGCTAAAATTGTTTAATCCaacaaaattgataaataaaagaaTAGCGATACCAAAATAGAATGATGTATCTTAAATCTAATTGATTTTTTAAGTCCAATTTAATagaattttaacatatattttttcaattgtAGGATgatcttcaaaatttaaaaaaggaGTATATTTCTACAGTTCTCTTTAATGAGTTAAATGAATATTGAAATCAAGCAATTGAAATAGTACAAAAAATAAGAATACATAAATTCTCTATTATATTGCATCATTTTTTTGTCAACTAATATCggttgatttaattattaaataaaacttTTATCTATAAATTTAGAATATGAATATCGAGATCAAGCAATTGaaataatacaaaagaacaagaatacaTAAACTCTCTACTATATTACATTATTTTTTTGTCAACCAATATCgactaatttaataactatatAAGACTTTTatctataaatttaaaatatgaataacgatttacttttttattatcaagaacaaaaatatttattttttgcttaCAGTAAAGCCTTTGAGAATTTGGTTAAAAATTTATTGTacaaatttattttctttaataaaaaatttattttttagcacaaaaactaaaaattgccttaaatcttttattttgttgttgttttcattTCGCCATATCGCATAAACTTATATGGTtagtatataaattataaaaaaatttttaaatatatcaaaaaatactgatatttaaattattttaatcgttaattttaattaatatatattatatatattttttataatttaaattaataattaaaataactagAATATTAATATTTCTGATATACTTAAAACTCTTCCTAAATTATATAGCGTagcatacaaaatatttttgttcgGCACAAAAATTAAAGATTGCTTTAAAAGTTTTGTTTTGTATTATCTTCATTGTATATCACAAAATCTGTTATGGCTAGTACATAAATAGTGTAGTAGCACACAAAATATGTgtcatcacaaaaaaaaaattgctttaaattttttgttttgttatgaGTGTGTCTAAAACAAATACAATAATTTTGTGCGTATTAGATGCGCCATTTTTTATAAACTATtagatattattaaataaaaaatattataaaaaagtcttaataaaatttataaatataaaagatattaatacatatataaataatatattttaatatataatattttaaaaataacaaatataatattttattttaaaataaataaatataaaacatataaatatatttaaaaatattttttatttattaaaattaattattatatagtattatttttaattacaaaatataagtaattaaattattttatattacttaaaaataatagattattcgttaaaaattaaaaacattataatagttaattttgttaaaaatatattattattatataatataatttttttatccaaatattaACGGGAAGCAGACTAGCAGACGAGACAGATAGAGGGTTCGCTGAAGAGAGAGAAGATCGCGGCCAGTGGCGTTAGATCTTCAACGGCGAGCGGCGCCGCTAATGTAGAGAAGGCGTTAGccggaagaaagaaggaagaggagaGAGAGCTCGACGGTGATGGAAGCATCTGCGCGGAAGAAGAATGGCAGCGGTGAGTGATGGCTGAGGTAGAACAAGCACGATGATGATGGTGGTAAAGAGAGGCTCGACGGTGGTGGTGGAGTTGTTGCTGCCGCAGGAGCCACCGTTTGAGAGGCagaggtattttttttttggtatataaatattaaatatataaataaatgctatttattattattttttttattctgcttCTGTTTTGGCTGAAGGTTGAAGTTGGATTGGAGATAATGGTATTTGATGGCTAATTTGTGTAGAGCAGTGGCAGGCAGCTTCAGGTTTGGTTTCATTTTGTTTCTGGATTGGTACTGGATATGAATTGGCATTTGATTTGGCTGGTTGAATTGGTTTTATTTATGGCTGTGTTTGGCTGATGTGGTAGATTTTAGATTGGCTGAATGAGTTTGAAGATGTTTATGATTTAGGTGTTTGATTGGTTTATATGTGGTTCGCTTATGGCTGAAAGTTGTGAATTCAAATTAGTTAAGTTTCCTAATATAGTTTCTAGCTTTCTCAAGGTCAAGAGACTCTCTTATGTGGTTGTTATGCAATTTTCATAAGAACATAATCTTTTTCTCACATAAGTTGTAACTAAGAGATTAGTAAGTCTAAGAGTCTGACTTGGTTGGACTTTTTTACTAAAAACATTTAGTCACCAAgtatttctgtattttttattggtGTGATAATATGGAGTAAACATGAGTAATGGAGAATTTACTAATCTGTTATTAATATGATGCGGctacaatataaaatattatgtgtcaagttttaacataacattattttggtttttctttctataatattataaatagatagatTGCTCATCGGCGATATACTTTAAGAAGCTGAATTTGTTTGAAATTAAATcaggtaattaattaattcacCACCCAAAAAGGAACAAAAAGCTGCCGACAAAACAAGAACATAATCAAAAGAAATGTACATATATGATGTATCTTAGGAGCATCACATAAACTGGTTGTAATTCAAGGACAAGGACAAACAACAAGTGGTTCAGTTTATGTTATGTGGACTGTATTTGCAAGGTGGTATTCATTTCGTgtttcatattatcaatttgattaTTGGCAGATATGTTGCTACCATGCTTCTTCTAATATGACCAATTAAGTTCAAAAGTTATGCAACCAATAGAAGTAGAGAAAGCAACTACATTCTGCAAACGTTGTTGTCAAATACAGATCAGCCACTACACTGTCTTTGTATACTTTGGTTTGATAGCATGCAACTCAACATCTAGCTGAACATCACCACCCACCATGTTGTTTTACATGGTATTATGTTTAATTCTCTTAAATCCGTGAGAAACATGAGACATGGTAACATTATATTACAAGCTACTGCATAATAAGCATTTGATACTACTAGTTTTCAAGCAAATAAAGTTCCTTATGCGATTGCTAACAATATACATAAATCAtggataaattattttatttgaacatGAAAGGAAAAAACACAAATTGACAATGAAATTGTTAAATTAGAATGATACAAACTTAGCTGTTCATGTTCTACATCTCATTCATCAGTGATTCTGCAATCTTAGTGGCAATACAATATGCTGTGGACTGAATTGTTATCATGGGGTTGACACCAACAGCATTGGGAAACACACTTGCATCACACACATACAACCCTTCTGCTTCCCAACTCTCACCATTTTCATCGAGTGCGCCGTCATCTTTGGTGGCGCCCATCCTACAACTTGCCATCTGATGCGCAGTAGTGAAAAGAGTCCAAAGTTCATTCCTTGAGCTTGGACCACCAGCCACTGTGACTGTGTCCAGAAACTCCTCAAAATCTTCCTCCTTGATCCCTTTGCATTTGATTCTTTGGCCATCGCTCCTGTAAGTGCCCACTTCTACAGCTCCGGCTGCAACCAAGATCCTCAAGGCTTTCCTCAATCCAATTCTAAGGCTTTCTTTGTCCACTTGGTCAAGTCTGTAAGAAACTCTGCCTTCAGCCTTTACTTCTCCTGAACCCTGGTCTCTTACCAAAGCAAAAAGGTGCGCAGTTCTTGCATACTTTGCCAACCTGTCTTTTGCATCGAGCCCTGAGACCCAAGGAACCAATGCTGAAAATGATCCGGGTCCTAGAGCAGGTGCTTCTATAATGAATTTTGGGGTGGAATCCTCTGCAAATTCTTTGTGGATTGAAGTTATGATTCCTCCCTCATAGTTAGTTCCACTGAAATTTGTCATGTCTTCTGGGAAGTACCCCCAGGCGAATTGGACTGGGTGTAGTCGGAGGTTCTTCCCAATGTATGGATTTTGCAGGCCACTTGAAATCAATAGAGGAGGTGTGGAGAGAGAGCCACATGATGAAATAGATACCTTGGATTCAATTCGGAGCTTCTTTGAGACCTTACTCCTCCAAGTGGCTGCAGCAATTACTCCTCTGCATTTCTTTTTCTTCGGTCCATTCTTTCCATCTTCCAATATGAACTTCTCGGCTTTACATCCAGCGAGGATCACTGCTCCGTTCGCAACAGCATCAACCAACCAAGTAGAGTCAGTGCCCTTCTTATCTCCAGTTCTACAACCATAGCAGCATGAGCCACAATAATGATCTGCTGAAGCGTTTGTTGCAACTGACTCAACTTTTAAGTCAACTTTCTTGCATCCTTCTCGgagaatttgattttgaaagctTTCTTTTGCGCATTGTCGTGTCACCCCAATCCTTTTGCATACCGCATCCATTGCAGATTGATAATTAGAGCTTCCAAAAAGTGGGATTTTATATTTTTCAGACCATTCCTTCAGAACAGGATCAGGTGTTCTGATGCATGCAGACCAGTTTATAGCTGAGCCTCCACCAACTGTTGAACCAGCCAAGATCATCATCTTCCCGTCGACACTTGACATGATTCCACCTGATTCATAAAGCTCATTCGTGGACGGACCTTCAAAGGAAGAATAATCTTCGGAAACAAAATACTCTCCTTTCTCTAGGACAACCACTTTCAGACCCGAGTTTGCGAGAATTGCAGCCGCAACTCCTCCACCACAGCCAGAGCCAACAATGACAACATCACATTTGATGTTGTATGAATTGTGCTCTAGATCTTCAGTGACTTCAAGGCCCTTTTCAGTGAGAGACTGGATTAAAGTAGAATCATTTTCATACATAGTCTCTACTATCCCCTTCTGTAGAGGCCTCTCCTTATGTGTTAACTTCTGTCTGGTGTCCACTTTGTACCCCATTGCTTCCCATGCAGGATTATGCCCGCTTCCATCAGTCTGCAGCAATTGGAGAAAAGTAGCAAAGTTAAACAAAAGGgaacaaaaataattagttacTTAGCTAGCAAGAAAAGGGATTAACAAGACAATTATGAGACATGCAGCTTTTCAGTATGCCTCTCAGTCAAATAATCAAATATGTGGTATGCATTTTCTTCATTTACTTATTATGAAATCGGAAGGTCCTTACATCCAGTTATTACTAACATGCAAAAATTCACTACAGACTGAAATCTCAGAGAAGAAGAAAACCATTATTACCCTTGTGAAGAAATTGTAGAAGGAAACAAGTTTGATGAACACAAACACTATCCTTAGAGGTGTCCAATGGTTCTCCCTTGACCATTTCTTGAGAATTTCTTCTCTTTTGTTCAATGGAATCTCAGAGAATTTGTGGATGAAAGGCCACTTCCATTCCAAGCAATCCTTTCCACAAAGCAACAGTGTTCCAAACCTGAATGAAAGAATCCGCAAAACCCAGCTAACTAAGGACCATGCTTCTGGTAATGCCCTCTTGATCATGATCTCTGCAGTCtgaattttcattttgaattggttcataaataaaaaaaaaaaaaattatatctttttgtttgaaaaaaaaatcaaaacaataaaGTGGAGCATAGTACAATAtagaagaaataaaagagaaagtaCTCAAACTAGATGCACTtaaacacaaataaaataaattgtatttaattcaCAAATTCCTCTCTTGTGTTCAAGTGCAAAATTAAACTACTACTTCAATTAAGTTTTCCAAATTGACAGATATTTCAGACACAAACAGTAATGAAGATTCAAGTACAACAATTGAATCAAATTGGCTAAGCTTGTGATGATcatgaagaaaaacagcacatgCAAGATTCACACGTATGATGCATGTCATACATAACTtatgaagaaaataataaaataaaattcacctCATCAGGAAATGGTGCCTGAGAACCAGAGATATTGTAGAAAGCTGAAAGTGCATGATTGTGTTGCAGGTTTTGTTCCTTGTTTAATGGGAGAGAAGGCAATAGGGCCTCACAGAAGGAAGCCATAACTTGCATCTGAGAGGAAGATAGGCCATGGCTGTAACCTTTCTCTCTTCTGTTACCTCCTCTCAGAAGAGGGTGACAACTCTTTCCATCTTCCATTATCTCTCTCTGTGAAttaacaaattattattattattttgcttCTTCTGAGTTGATTAAACAGTTACAAAGTACTCCTTTTTATTGGCAGAGAAAGATCAAGACAGTGAGGTTGAGGAATGAATTTGGAGCAAGAAAACGCTTGGTGTCATTTTCAATTATGGGTATGCCAATCAAGATTGCAATAAATTTCAacaagtcttgtgtcttttaatatttaattatagaaTCATGCATATATCTATATACTCTATTTTGTTACAAGCTCCAAAGTCCATCCTCAATTCCTCATCCACCACATAATAATAATGTTCTAAACAATTTTTCAAATATGTGATCCGCATaatttataacaataaaaataatggtggttgtttggttttattgatatttgattattttcAGACAATCTATGGCTAAGGCCTAAGATATGTCCCGAGTTGAGGTTTTGGAAGAAATAttgatatatattaatattacttaatattaaattattttctgACAGATTTTTGTTAaggttatttatatttttttctaattttttaatacaaactttCTATTATGCATTCTAATGACATATGCTAGCTAAATTTTTAtgtaaatagtaaaaaatttgaatttataacTAATCTTAGAACTTCTCTTTTTTCGTTCCCTTAACTTGTGCTTTTGTTAGAGTCTTAGAGCACTTTCTATTCCTATAATAAGTTACTTTATTCATTGGACCAGTTATATTCCGTGGCATTTAAGACTCCTTCATAGTTATTTCATTATTTGAGTGGCATTTAAGACTCCTTTATAGTTATTTCATTATTTGAGAGACGAAAGACCAAACCATAAATAACTTAAGAGGAGGGACGAAAGAAATTAAATGTCATATTACAGGGCCAAGATGTAATGAATTTTCTACAAAAAGTTAAAGTACACTAAGTTTAACATGGGTTTTGGcattagaaatagaaaaatattatatgATACCAAAAATCAAATACCAAAttaagtattatatatttttatatatgtgtattgttttacatatttttaatgtatgttttgtatttcaacatatattCTATCTATAtggctaattttttatgtatagtgaccaagaaatttaaaaagattgaaGAAACCCCAGTTCTTCATGGATATTGAATTGAGAATGACTTTTTAATAAAGTTACCATTCAACTTCCAGGTTTGAACAGAATTTTGTTAGTCTAAGCTTGGCCACTTTTGGTaggagaatgaaaaaaaaaaataggtataTTTTCATCATGATTCATGATTATGCTAACGTTGTTGAGCTTGGAAACATGTGAATGTTGGTCACTTTATTATAATTTACTCTACCGACGCCATTAATTAGTTAGAATATAAACATGAACTACATGTAATTTTGAAACCTGAAAAACTTGTTACACCATGACTTAACTAGTTTCTACCTGAAAAAACTCAGTTAATGAGTTATTAGTTAATAATAGATCTCTGTCACTAGTTTGTTACTGTTAAGTAATATTTTCAGTTCTAGGCTTACCTGAATATGATCGTAGAAAGATAATAGGGTAGCAAACACCAAATTGTTGTTGATTTTCTTGATCCCAATAATGAGAAGTGTAGTGTTTCTCAATGGCTTTGGTGCTTAGGTATGAGTCTCGAGATATTAGAATTAGAAAACATATATGATACGTGAGTATCAGTGATCctttataaaagagaaaagcaaaaAGCTTTATCTTTATCTTAAAACTATCGGCCGCTTTTCTattgagttttaaaaattaattttatatttttattttaaaattataaatttaataataattaaaaataaattataaaaaaataaaatatcttaaattatttaacatataaaatattaaaaaataaatttaaattaaaaaataagattaaaaaatataaatttgctattatgtgtaataaaattaatataaaaatttattgatattatttaaagattaattatttataaatattattaaatttatttattttttcaatcctatttaattagaagcaaatttaaaaatttatatccaaaatattttttatctccatccataattctaatagataaaaaaatatattttttcaatttaatattaaaataatagtacttttatctgacatttaagtaaaaattatcttttataaataactaatatgtattttggtttatatatactctttttgaatcagaaaaatgttattatcattattttttgaattatattttggtttatagtaattttaattttaataaaatatgatataaataaagtcacatcaacattaaaataaaaaatacttatctaataaatttgaagaatgaataatatattaacaaaaaaataaaattaattttttaaaaataataaaaaagctgAAAGTGCCTGTTCAtccgtttttttatttttttgtttttaaaattataaatttgatatcaataaataaaaattaattataaaaaaattaaatattttaaattatttaagatatgtaaaaaatataaaataatttaatttaaattaaaaaatttaaaaagctatattattattatgtatactaaaattaagataaagatttactaacatggtttacaaattagttatttatatattaaatttatttattttttcaatctgATTTAATTTgaagtaaatttaaaattttatattcaaaatactcgttatctttatgtataattcgaatagataaaaaaaattttttaatcttatattaaacatttttaattatttttaattttattattattttaaaattattaatttttattttgattatatcatctcatcatattatacactatcattttttcttatcattctttTTACATGGATAACTATTATCGTCTCACCGTCACTATTATgttgtcttattttattttttttcgcaatcAATTACCATAATACGATTATGGCAgctctcattttttttcatcaCTTTGTATGTGAAAGacagattaaaaatatataagaatgagttaacaaaataatttatgagAGTTCTTCGGTTCATTATTGATAAGTATATAcatgtcaaaaaaattaaaaaataaatatcagataaaaaaataatcatttttttaaattaaattgatgagaGAAATTTTGTATGTGAAAGatagattaaaaatatataagaatgaaTACAGTTTGGTAAGTAAactgaaaagaaaggaaaatgaagGTGAAAGTTATGCGTGAAATTAATATCAAcaataaaatgttataaaatttgCAATTGTAGTAAATGAAAGCGAGGAAAAGATGGAAGCGATACAATCACGATATTCAGGGAATGAGAATGATGACAACAGTAATAATATAGAAGAGTGCACCTAATGGCAAGAGGAGAAGCACTAAAAATTGAATAATGAGATCAAACTTGGTATAAAGTACTCACATAAAGAATATACCCAAAATAAAACGATAAgatctataaaaaattatttatcacccCTAATTATTTTTTTCCTCCTTTCATACATGGCGTCGAAAATCAACATTTGGCATAGTCATTATCTAGTtcagaaaattacaaaaattaatccAAATAATTGTTACATACAGAGAAACTTAGAAAGAGAagtaagaaaaattgaaaacggataaaattaattaaatggataaattattggaataaagaattgaagaagaggTTACGGTTCCTACAACTATTAGTGAAACAGAAtgaaaataagatagaataaCATGTGTTGCTGTTAACGGTGAAAGTTcttttattcaaagtaaaagacGCATGTACGGGAGAATCTCTATCATTAAGGGCAACATTAGAAAgcacattatatattgttatagatttctGTTACTTGTGCCTGTTCCATTGTCATACGCTTCCATCCCTGTATGTttcaaaagtaaaatataattattaaaaactaattgaattcataacaaagaa contains:
- the LOC112695178 gene encoding long-chain-alcohol oxidase FAO2-like; amino-acid sequence: MEDGKSCHPLLRGGNRREKGYSHGLSSSQMQVMASFCEALLPSLPLNKEQNLQHNHALSAFYNISGSQAPFPDETAEIMIKRALPEAWSLVSWVLRILSFRFGTLLLCGKDCLEWKWPFIHKFSEIPLNKREEILKKWSRENHWTPLRIVFVFIKLVSFYNFFTRTDGSGHNPAWEAMGYKVDTRQKLTHKERPLQKGIVETMYENDSTLIQSLTEKGLEVTEDLEHNSYNIKCDVVIVGSGCGGGVAAAILANSGLKVVVLEKGEYFVSEDYSSFEGPSTNELYESGGIMSSVDGKMMILAGSTVGGGSAINWSACIRTPDPVLKEWSEKYKIPLFGSSNYQSAMDAVCKRIGVTRQCAKESFQNQILREGCKKVDLKVESVATNASADHYCGSCCYGCRTGDKKGTDSTWLVDAVANGAVILAGCKAEKFILEDGKNGPKKKKCRGVIAAATWRSKVSKKLRIESKVSISSCGSLSTPPLLISSGLQNPYIGKNLRLHPVQFAWGYFPEDMTNFSGTNYEGGIITSIHKEFAEDSTPKFIIEAPALGPGSFSALVPWVSGLDAKDRLAKYARTAHLFALVRDQGSGEVKAEGRVSYRLDQVDKESLRIGLRKALRILVAAGAVEVGTYRSDGQRIKCKGIKEEDFEEFLDTVTVAGGPSSRNELWTLFTTAHQMASCRMGATKDDGALDENGESWEAEGLYVCDASVFPNAVGVNPMITIQSTAYCIATKIAESLMNEM